The DNA segment TTTGGAGACGAAGATCAACTGGAAatatttgaagaacttcatcgacaaaaggtatgcaAAGACTGATCCAatctattactcaagttttcacctttcaaTCTACGAGACTAAATCACATGACTAAGTAGACTTTAAAGTACTGAACAATAGAAATTTcgttatcttgttaattattctcgaaatatgaatgACTAAGCTTAAAAATGTTTGTtcaaaacttgatgaatttggttaaaaacaatttattgtttatgacctaaatcaaATTTAATTAAATTATTTAAAAAGAGCCTGATGTACTAATTGATTGATGAATATCCCAGACATTTGATAAGACGGTTTAGTCACAAAATATTCGGAAAAATACCCTCAACTAGTTATAAGACGGTTTAGCATTAAAGATCTATTAGGATTATGATTCCCCAAAGCTAAAAGTATCCCAAATCCGTAAGAAATgatgggtttaggattccacTTCTAAGATCCCTAGAAATCCTTTAAACACGCTAATTTCCAGGTCCGTGCCGATTACAGCTAAAAGTTCCGGGTCAAAACGTGGAATAGTACTACAAGCGGGCCAGAGTGAGTGTAGTCACTGTAGACGTGTCGAGAGACGACGAATCCGCATAGAAGGCCACACATTTTAAGGACACGTTTCTCGATGTGTACACAGACGTACGTAAATAAAAGTAGAAAAGCCAATACTAGTTAATAATCACGTAATAATGAAATGATATGGTGAGGCTTAATGATccgaataatatatatatatatatatatatatatatatatatttattatatatgaTATGATATGATGTATGAAGAAGTTCAAGAAGATGATAACGGAAGTAATGGGCAGAGAGAGAACTAAATACAAACAACTTCTAGAAAAGAAAGAGAGTTAAATGAGATCatattccatcttcttcttcttcttcttctcatcaaATCTTCTTCCTTTCATTTCACACTTCAATATTCTTGGGAGTGATAGAAGAGCAACAACTCAATCtgtcaaatatatataatattgagGTATATAGATTTTGCCATTGTATACATAATTTTCCTCTTAATTATGAGGAAGCACCATGCATCATATTGTTGAATCTCTCAATGTAATGGTTGTTTTCTTGGATGCATAGCAGGTTGATTATATTTATTTTAGAGCAAAAGAATGGATATAGAGTATCAAGAGGTGAGTGGGTACTAACTACTATTTCATTGATCATGCTATAATCTTTTATgatttctcatatatatatatatatatatatatatatatatatatgaacatcatcttcttctttttcttgaatCATGGTTAATTGATGATCAAAATGATAGGGGTACATTAGGAATTCAAGAGGAGTTCAGCTATTTACTTGTAGGTGGTTGCCTTTTTCTTCTCCAAAGGCCCTTGTTTTTCTCTGCCATGGTTATGGCATGGAATGCAGTGCTTCCATGAAAGGTAATTAATTAATGTCATCATAGTAGTATTACTGAATTATTATGAAGAAACTTTACATTTAGTTCATGATGATAATTTcttaaccaagaaatggtcaagATTCTAGTGTAGTATTATCACTCCAAATTCCATAGTGGTAGTTGAGGTAGAaaaaatgtttaagtaaatggtCAATTGGTAAGGAAGGTGGCAATTATTTTCTCTTTTACTAATTCAAGGAAGTATGTATCTGCATAATACTACACTAATTAACTTTAATTATGTTACATAAGTATAATTGAAGAAAAAGGCCTCATTTCTTTTAAGGTTAGGTCTAGACTTCTTGATTGAAATAGATAATAACAAAAATCAATGTTAAGTATTGTCAcctaattctttttcttttggaaagtgtttggttttgtttttgttagGTTAACCAAACAACCAAAGTACACACTAATTGATTTCTGGAAAATCAGAAATAGACACTTCTTTGTGCGGCAATAGTCAGTCAGAGATAGTCTTTGTTTTTCCTTTGAAGAGGAAAGCAAGTGGTTGAAGTAATGTTGATGGCTACACTTATTATGGTTATGGTGGACAACCAATAAAAAATTAGGTCTCAACTTAAATACAGTCATAGCCCACCTAAAGAAGCATGGGTACGGGACATAAACAAAGAGACACGGCATATACTCAATaacaggaaaaataaataaataattaggaCCCAGATGCGTCATTAGACGATTGGCATTTTGGGAAATTTTGTGAGCATTACTAGAATAAATATTTATACTAAACGATGTTTGGCTGCAATATTAGTTTGAAATTAGCAAGTATTATTGTGTCGCTTTCAGGAATAATTTTAACTTTGAATACAAAGATCATTTGGGATCGGAGCCAGGGACATAAGTAACGTAATCATATTTCCGGGGTGTTGTAGGTTGTGGGACAAGGCTAGCATGTGCAGGATATGCAGTGATAGGGATTGATTACGAAGGACATGGGCGGTCAAGAGGAGCCCGGTGTTATATTAAAAAGTTTACCAACATTGTAAACGATTGCAGCAGCTTCTTCAAATCAGTGTGTGGTAAGTACCTTACGTTGCCACATTCCAACCCTAAATacaattgggcttcagtttgttaTGTACCAAAAATTTGtttccaccaccagcaacactaaAATGCGAGGAACTCGAGTCTATAACAGTATATACACCATACCATATTTTCTTCTGTTGGAAAACATTGCTCATCTCTGCTTCAAGGATACTTAGCATCTTTGTTTGTGCTTAATTTGTATAGATCAGGAAGAGTACAAGGACAAAGCAAGATTTTTATATGGAGAATCAATGGGTGGAGCAGTGGCACTACTCATCCACAAAAAAGACCCGGCTTACTGGAATGGTGCTGTTCTTGTCGCGCCCATGTGTAAGGTATCATCTATCCCATCAATACAACGCTCTCATTTTGATTTTCTGGTTAATTTAAAAGATCTTATGCTCATAACTAGCATTCGATGTCCGTATATTAGTCCGTCTAGAGTTCTAGTTCGGATGCCCTTTGCTAGTACAACAAGTTAGGTCCATAATAACCAGTGAAACAATATATGGACCACTATTAATGGTCAGGTACCAAATttccttggtgttgagacttagCTAGCTGGTCCCAGTATTAATAGTCTATCAGCTTCttagcaaaattttgattttctaaataaaaataaaataaaaaaaatatttattgtctttctattttcatGTGTTTGGTTGATTAGAAATGGCTTTGTCATCATGTTGATGCTATAATACACCTTGTAGCATTCAATATTCCGAGACCTTACTCGCTTAATCAGGACTGTCGCCCCAAGTTTGGTTATAACTCTCTATTTTAGTGATGTTCATGGCAAGGTAAATTATTTCATTCGTATATGACATTAATGGAGGAAATTTTGCCTTGACAGATATCAGAGAAGCTGAAACCACATCCAGTGGTAGTTAACATGTTGACAAGGATAGAAGAGATCATACCTAAATGGAAGATTGTCCCCACGAAAGATGTCATTGATTCTGCCTTTAAAGATCCAATTAAACGGGAAGAGGTAttctccctttctctctctaGGTTGTTGGATTGGACATACTAGTATCAGACGTTTCCTGTTCTTACGGGTGAATGAACATTAATGTTGTGCTGTGTAGGTTAGGAACAACAAATTGATATATCAAGACAAACCCAGGCTTAAAACAGCTCTAGAGATGCTCAGGACCAGCATGAGCCTCGAAGACACCTTAAATGAGGTTCGCTTCTCTATTTCTCTGCTTTTTACTTCCACAACAACTACAAGCTGTAGGATAGAGATTGTTCCTAGCCCCCTACGAAAAATCTTTTCGCCTACTTGTCAGAAAAGAATTTTCACAATGCTTAATTAGGTGGCTGGGAATCTGATCCAAGTATATTCAGTTTTTTGCAAAATTTCTGCTTGATTAATTATGTGAATGTCACCAGGTTACATTACCGTTCTTTGTATTGCACGGAGAAGCGGACATAGTAACAGATCCAGGAGTGAGTAGAGCGTTGTACGAGCAGGCAGGTAGCAAAGACAAGACATTCAAGTTATACCCTGGAATGTGGCATGCTCTCACATCTGGAGAGCCTGACCACAACATTGAGACTGTCTTTTCTGACATCTTCTCTTGGCTCGAGAAACGTACTATTGACTTCAGTAGTAGCAATGGTGATCATACATTCTTCAATACTACTACCACCACCGCCACTGTCGGCCCAGTTCATCAGAACTCTAAGAATCCTCCGATGTCTGAGCATCCCTCGGAAATCATTGAAGTAGACAAGCAACAACAAAAGGAAATCATTGAAGTAGACAAGCAACAACTAAAGACACGGATGCACGGAAGATATCTCTGTGGGTGGAAAGGAAAACGAATGCATCATCATTCAGCAATGTAGTGTACGCCTTTCTCATTTAGCTTACGCATTATAGCGTCCCAATTGTGTTTGAACTCCTTGTCACGTGCTAGTCGAAAgttaaaacaaaaaagaaaaggctAATAAAACATATGATCTAATTCCTATTTAATGGTACTCCAATTCAATTTATCCGAGCGAATGATTCACACTTGTAGAAGTGGGCAGCATCCTAGAAAGTACATGACTGATTTTCTTAGCATTCCTTAACAAGAAGCGCAGGATTTTCTGTCAAAACGCCCGAGCTCTAAAATCTTCTATACTTCAACAAAAGATAACCACTTCAACAAAGCAAAAGAAGACATTCCAACAAAATAAAAACCATCTAATAAAACGTACGACTGCTACAAGCCAGAAGGATATATGAGCTAtttaattgataaaaaaaaaggtgTGTTAAGATTGCCTCTTTCTTTTAtgaccatcaccatcatcataaGCATCTCTAGCTTCTGACATGGAAACATAGGTGTTTGTTTGAGGAACTGCTGAGCACCCCGGCCCATACCATGATTCCCCGTAATCTTTCAACGAAACATAGCTGTTTGCGTGAGGAATTACTTGATCCATACCCATATATTTCAACCAGCTGCTTACAGTTCGAGTTTCAGGGTCATAACAGTAGAGATGACGTACTCCCAACATTAGTATTTGATTGCTTTTTGTAACGGCAAATGGCTGGTAATACGATCCATTACACTCTATGCTAAACTCCTTGACCCACTTCCATGAATTTTTCCTGTAGTAGTCATGAATTTTTAGTGTTAAGAATATCTTTTCTATATGCCCATATTTCTATGCGAGAGACCAGGTCCTCTTAAACCAACACAAATTCCCTCCCAACAACTTGAGTTCATTATCAGGATCTGAATCATCATCCTCATAAGCCTCGGAAGGTGGCAGGGGGAACTGTCCGATCttctcatcttccaaatcaaagaCTAAAATGATGCGACCTGCGGTAACCAACCAATGAAGAGAACCATCTGCAAAGATACCAGGTCCAGATTCATAGAATAATGTGCGAGTTTCTATGTCTCTCCACTTGTTGCTCCCAATAGTATATACTTGGGTGTATACACGCCGCCATTCCTTGCTGGTTCTGTAAAGTCTAACAACCCTTGTACTCGCCGGTTAATTGACAATAACCGAAACTAGCAGTGTAATGCCATCTACATCCCTACCCAAATTAGCTTTAAGAGAAATAAATTCACCTGTTAAGGGATTGCAAATTGCGAAAGGCTCCTGCAAGTTCTGGTCACCAGGAACCTCTTTCTGAAGACAAACTAATCCATTGCATGATCCAACCAGGATATCATAGTGTGGAGAGAATTTAAAACCAAATCTGCAGTGCTCCATCACCATGAGTGTCTCATGAGAGTAGTAATAGTCCATCCTATTACAATCAATATGATCATATTCTTCTCCAAAGCAGAGCTGAAGTTTACTGTCTTTTGAGTCATTTTTGTAGTCATAGCATGCGAAAAGGTAACCCACCTCGTTATGACGTTAGACAGGATAGTTTTCCATAATCTGCATACACGTTTAGCCTGTGAAGAAGCTGTCCCTAATGGTAACCGGAAAAGTATGTTTTCTAAGACATCATCTTCGAGATTTTCCATGGAAATAGTATCGAGCAAAAAATTGATATTGCCTCTTATACTAACTGCCATATCACCACCACTAGTACTACCTGCCATATCAACACCATTACTAACTTCCATATCAACATGTAATGTAACAAACCCATCCTTATCTTCCACAGCATATCTCCACATTTCAAAGAAATCAAACTCACATTCAATCCGATCATTATCCCAAAAAATCTCCACACTGATTTTAGCAGGCAAACCCATATTATACCTCAAGTTACTCTTTACCATTTGTTTAAACTTATCAAAGCTAATAATAGCACTAAGAACATCACGACAATATAATTTTTTACCCTTCAGACTGCCATTCAATAAAATTAAGCTAAAATTCCTTTCGACAACCttcctgaaaaaataaatcaCATGTCCAATGAGTTTCAGTCATTCATATAACCTAGTAATAGAACGTAGGAATTAGAAAACGCATATTATGTATGGTTCATCAGAGCAACAGTTGATATACCTAATTTAAGAAAAACCTGTTATATTCCATCACCAACAAAAACCTAATTTACAAGAATAAGATTATTAGAACCCAGAATTTGTTAAAATCCCCAAATCACTAAAtcctgaaattaaaattaacgaAACAAAATCAAATTACGGTTTGTTAGAGTTCATTTTACTGCAATTATTAGTAATTTGGGGAAAACGAAGATAAATGCAAGTGGATTTGATGTAGTTACCCTTTTGGAAGAACCATCGCTGTAATTTACTTCCATAACCTGGCTCAGTATTAATGTTCAGGTACAGAATCTCCTTGGTGTTGTGACTTGGGCTGAGGGGGTGCAGGGGGTAGTAATTCTCTTGTGAGCCGTGCCGGAGGTGCGATGCATATGGCCCATCTCAGGCCAGGGCCCTTTTTTCAAGCACGGAAATTAATCCAATTTTACTTGTATAACACCGCTAAATTGGGGTCGGGAAAATAATTGGAAGCCCctagctacaggacaaaaaaggtcatgaaatagtaattggtgGTTATCTCTTATCCTCATTTTTtgaatggctaaactacccctaatcattagtggtaattagtaattaagttaagttaattaattgGTAATTAGAttagttagattaaaatctgatttaaggaataaattttgataactggaaaattgtgtttttgtgtcgaagagaggaagaaagtgagttttgggggaaatttcaggttatttgaaatgagtgattctagtggaggaaatgatgtagGTGAAGACTCAAACAACgtacatgattgtgttgatgatgagattgtctcaactaatcctatggattggatgtttgatgaagagatgttaatagaggaagctttgataaatgatgcaaatgaagatcatattgctcaaaatgaaggaaccaattcTCCATATGAAGAACccggagctcaaaacaatcaggtaaacttcctatactcttcaaatcgcatgaatggtgctccaagtggtcgattcatggtcaCTATGCAGCAGGTCAGTGTGAGAGTCGTTAGGTCGAGTGTATAATAAACGAACGACCCTTATGAGTCGTCAGTGACTTAGCACACAAATATACGACTCCAAcatgcaggttatgaaaaatcgtcaaccaagtttGAAAAAATTGACGACTCCAATCTgcagttatgaaaaatcgttaatctGGTTTGAAAAAGATGACGACTCCATCTTTTAGGTCATCTAGAGTCGTTAACTCGATATATTTAGGACCCAACGACTAAAAAACCTTGTAGGTCATCTAGAGTTCAATTCCCCAATAAATGCTAGTTGTATCTTGAGTCGTTAGTATGTTACATTTACAACTAGAAGACTCTTAGAGTCTCTATATTACGTCGTCAGGTTGGACATATAGAACTGAACGACTTTAGAAGAAAACTTAGCAGAATGGTGTATATATGTTAGTTCGGAGTCGTTAGTTTACGTTTGGAGTCGTCAAATGATCTTAAAGTAGCGTAAGAATTTATTCCTATGCGACTATTTCCAAGTTTCAAGTAAGGGTCGTTAGCCTTTATATAGGTAGTATAATGACGACTCAAACTTTGTTTTTTCAACACATTCTATGaagttgttatttattttatttatatccTAACGACCCCAAGTGTGGATTTCAAAAAAACTACCATTGGGATTTTCTTCTATATAATACCACCCTTATCTCttgaaaaaattaacaaaaaccaTCCATTTTCTACCAAAGTACATAGCAATGGCGGAATGGGAACCTTATGAATATTTGTCTTGTTAAATCGTTTGTTAATATGTTCCGTGAACGTCcaaatgaaatctattcaatgttttggaagagttATGGGCGTACCGAGAATCCGAATAACCGCAAATGGCGAGACTTAGCatttcgattcaactacataaaaagtgcaatgcgagagtatgttaaagttagaaatatggtgtaccaacatcatccacaagctcctcttagagaaaaagtgagtaatccgaTAATATTTATACTTTATGGCATCGTTAAAAGTTCGCATACTAACATTTAATAATTCATTGTATTTCAGGTGGAACGTTTCAATGGactatggagaattcgtaatggggaaacaAAGTtaattcaccacaaagaatatacgacgttgtatCGACGTGCAAGGAGGTTTATCGATGAACACTTGATGTGTCAGATTCTAGATTACCCATATTAACCCTTCGTTGTCGCTCAAATTCTTCGAAGAACACTTGATGTATCAAATTCTAACTCGTGTGCAATGCAACTTTGATGTAAAGTTATTTCCTGAATGAAATAGATGTCCATTTTCGTGCCAATTTATAAGTTTCTAAAGGGCTCGGCAAAATTGAATAACTAAAATTGATCGACCCTTGAAATACAAATGACGACTCCTAAAACAAAATTGACGACcctaaagatttttatttttttcctggaCGACCCTTGTTAATAAATTGACGACacttaaccatttttttttccttgacaAGCCTTAAAAAAAATTTAGCCAGAGGAGCTACATAGTTATAGAAAGAAGTCGTTAGTTTAACCAATGGGTCGTCAGATGAGAGTTGTTAACCGTTCATATAAGTGTTAACGACCCTTGAATAAAATCAGACAGATAGGTTGTTTGGTCTACGAGTGAGTCGTTGGTCTGCAAAAAATGTCTTGACGACTCTAACACTGACTTTATTTCCACATGTATTGAGTCGTTGCTCTGCAAAACATTTTTTGACGACTCTAATTCTCATAATTAGAGTCGTTGATCTGCAAAACATTTGTTGCCGACTCAAACAACAAGTTGTCATATTTTCCAGATTTTCACATCATTTGAACATTCATATAAGCACAGCAACTTATAAACAACATGCTAAATTGTTAGGAAACCCAATCCACACAAGATACCGATAGTACGAACTACGGAAAATAGTTGTATCTAAGAAAGACGTAAGTTAAAGTCGACAatactaaaagacataagttctaGACGTTAAACACACTTTAAAGTTCTAAACATAAATTTTTCTCACCCACTACTACCACCTCGACCTCGACCTCCGCCTCGACCTCTCTGACTTCCCTGACTTGATGATGTTCGACTTTTCTTTGAAGGAACTTTTCCAGGACTGCCCCTTTGagaaccaccttcttctccaCTTCCTTGATCATCACCATCTCCCTTTTGAGAAAGTTCTTGTGTTAGTTGGCTAGTTGTTCTCCCTGTCCTCTTACATTGCTTTTCCAGATCAGCGAACATTTTCTTTGCTTGTGGATTTTCAATGTGTTAGCAGTACTCAGCGTACATGCGACTTTTCTTAGGTTCTATCACTTCTCCTTTGTCGGCTTTGCAACAAAATGACTTCATAACAATCTTCATCTGTTCCCTCTATTTGCATTCAAATACCGATTAAGATTAACATAACTAAAACTCTATGTAAATGATTAACACAATTCGAAAAATAAGTACTTACCACAAGCTTAAGAATAGAAGAGTCATCTCTAGTGTCGGTTGTAGAAGCAGTGGAAGATGCTTTGTTGCTCCTCCTACCCGTAGTATGATCAATCCTTATCACTCGACCGTGGGAGAAGCATTTATACCATGGCATGTAATCATCAGTTACCTCATGACCTTCATCAACATGCTCCCACCAAGAGATTTATACCATACTAGTGCCCAAATGCCTATTATTCCAATGCTCAGTCTTATGATCAGGTTCGTAAGCAACGACCAACGCCTTTTTGTCCGCCTTGCATTTCTTTAATTTATATTTGAACGTTGGTACATAATCTTCATTGGGTGAATCTTGCATATACCCAAGCCGACGCATTACTCTATGCAGATTGTACATTGAGTATCCATAAGGGTAAAACAGAGGGCCATGGTAATATGCAAGATCTTGCAATCCTCCTACTCTATCTTCCTTGTAGGGATCAAGGGTTACCTCTTTGGCTGTCATGTTGTCTAATTTTTGGCGCATGTCTAGCAACTTCAACTTCTGCGCTTCCTCCTTATCCTGACTTCCAGTGTACGTGTATCGGGTTCCTCTTGGTTTAGTATTGTTCCATGTTGCTGCAATTGGATGTCTCCATCGCCTTTGATCAATGAGGGGAAATGCTCGTAAATCCACACCTGAAACATcatcaaaacaataaaaataatgttAAATCTAAAAATATAGAACAACAAATATTACGAACAACGAAAAAATTTGGTAACTCAAATTACCTGAAGTAAAACCAAATTCTCGTTCATTTGAGAAGTTCTTTCCCGGGATGCCTTTGCTAGCTGAGCGTTCAAATGTGCTGCTATGGCAGTCCCCCACGAATACTTACTCACCTCCTCCAAGGGATTCAAAAGTTGAAGAAGGTTGACGCTGACTCTGTTTCCTTTGCTATCGGGAAATATAACTGAAGCAAGGACATACAACAAGTATGCGGCTGCCGTCGCACGAACTTCAAAATCATAGAGTAGTTCATTGTCTCTGTATTTCTCAAGTGACCCCGCATACATCTTTCTAATCTCAATAAGTTTAAACTCTTTCTTTGGTACTTCTTTCCCATCACAAAGAGTCCATACGTCTTTTTTTCATCCCATCCAAACAACTTCTCTGTCAATTCTTAAAAAAATTTCCGATCTAGGTTTTTCTTGAACTTGTCTTCCGTGGATTTTCCCTCAACCTGCAATCCTAGAATCTGTTCTGCGTCTTCGGGAATCAATGCCATCTCGCCAAAAGGGAATTGGAATGTGGGACTTCACCGTCAAACCTCTCGGTAAAAAATGATATTGCACCCTTATCATATGCAATCACGGAGTTTTAAACGGCAGCATACAAACCTGAGTTTTCAACAATGGCTCTCAATCTTGGACATTCACCTTATAGGggccattttttcatttttgcatAAGAAGATTGGTGTCTAAAAAGACGAGTgtcattcttatgatcctacgaaatacaaaaaaatagaattaaaacataagaaattaaatatcaacaaatcatatgaaaatcaaaGTTGAGATTGTTACAATTGTCTCATTGATGGTACGGGCCCACGATCTATCATATCCGAATAGAACTTTGCCGCCGTCTTTAGGTTCACCTCTGGCTTTCCCACCGGGTAGACGAGTAAGCTGCAAACGCATGGGTGGAATGTGTTGCGCGCTTGGTTTTTTGGGACTTTCTCCTTCGGCTTCGGCTGTGGCTGTGGCTGTGGTTGCGCAgcatcctcctcatcctcctgaaTCTCCTCCTCCTCTGCATCATTAATCTTCGATTAAAGTTTTCGCATCGACGATGAATCGGATGAAAAAAAATTCTCCATGGTCGTTAATGGAGGATGGGGAACTAATAGAGGGAGGgggagaggagaagaagaaaggttTTGTGTTAGATTGAAATGGGGCCTAGCTTAAGTCTTAATAGGATTTTAGGATTATTTTTATGAGAAGAGTAAAATGGTActttcaccatcattttggaTACCCCCTAACTTTTCTGATGTGGGTATAAATTTGGTGAGGCCCCCAATTATTTTCCGGGAACCCCAATTAAGCCTTGTTATATAACTCTCGCTCTCATTTACTTTCTACTCTTCCTACTAATCAGtcgatcaaaatatttttcttcatcctGTTACACTAAAGTTTTACCTAGTCGTAAGGAACATGATAGAAAATGTTTTGTATATTTCATAGAGTAAGACATATTGTTGTAAGTTGTTTAAAAATGATTCTTGTATATGTGATTTATCAAATGAAGTTATGATGGTTGGATTCACCTTAGTCCAAGTCTTAGTAAGCATGAGGTTAGTGAAGTGCACAACGTTGGCACGAAAGTTTGGCTAGCCCTCCGTGAGAGACTAGGGATAGTTAATACAATTGATTGGCATATTCAACATCAGACTAATGAAAATGGAGACCATTGGCAAAAACTATTGAAGAGAATTATTTACGTCGTTAAATATCTTAGCATTCATAATTATTTACGTTGTTGTAAGTGCCATCATTCAGTATTTGGTATTAATATTCTTAACTCTTCGGCTTGTGTTCTTGTTTTGTTAACAACTTTATATGTCTTTCGGGAACAGAGATATCGGTTAACTAACTTAAAGATAGAGGAACTCGAGGCCATTTACAGAGATAAGGGAAACAACCGATAATCTTTTTTTATGCCCTTCTTTGTGTTGAATTAGTCAACATGTAGAAAAAGTAATGCTTAAAATTTGTTATGTTTAtgttatctatatatatatatatatatatatatatatatatatatatatatatatatattaattgtCATAATCTCATTCTTATTGTTAATATATAGTTCTTTCGGGGGAACTTTTTTTAGACCATAAATATAACGGCCATGTGTTTAAGTTTGCACAGGGCCATAATACAAACACGATCGGCTCTCTTCTTTTGAATCACTATTATataccaaaaaaaatatatattcaacAATAGGAATCCTAGATTTCAATTACAGCACATGAAACGAAGCTTACATAAACCGGGTGatacttagaaaccctaaatatgTTTAGAGTAGTGATAAGACCCTGGTctgtttgcatttcttgcaaactatcctaagagttgGGAAaatttcattcgtgttgtttttggtggagccgtctatccggaaaggaaagtaccctaattagaaaAAATCCCTTACGTCCGCTCGTTcaaagacttctatgggatcaagaagctctacgagtaccgttggtggaaaactagataattgcatttttaTATTAGATTTcgattatttattttattgactaacggtggttgaaactttgattgcacctagtttgattattcttgagagcattctcttctgacataaaggTCGCTCAAACtatatcaaagtatcgacggaatctttagaactgttgttagatctaaatatatcttgtgataatccattgttaacagactccgttttgtgtatgat comes from the Papaver somniferum cultivar HN1 unplaced genomic scaffold, ASM357369v1 unplaced-scaffold_81, whole genome shotgun sequence genome and includes:
- the LOC113345418 gene encoding caffeoylshikimate esterase-like isoform X1, which translates into the protein MDIEYQEGYIRNSRGVQLFTCRWLPFSSPKALVFLCHGYGMECSASMKGCGTRLACAGYAVIGIDYEGHGRSRGARCYIKKFTNIVNDCSSFFKSVCDQEEYKDKARFLYGESMGGAVALLIHKKDPAYWNGAVLVAPMCKISEKLKPHPVVVNMLTRIEEIIPKWKIVPTKDVIDSAFKDPIKREEVRNNKLIYQDKPRLKTALEMLRTSMSLEDTLNEVTLPFFVLHGEADIVTDPGVSRALYEQAGSKDKTFKLYPGMWHALTSGEPDHNIETVFSDIFSWLEKRTIDFSSSNGDHTFFNTTTTTATVGPVHQNSKNPPMSEHPSEIIEVDKQQQKEIIEVDKQQLKTRMHGRYLCGWKGKRMHHHSAM
- the LOC113345418 gene encoding caffeoylshikimate esterase-like isoform X2, which gives rise to MECSASMKGCGTRLACAGYAVIGIDYEGHGRSRGARCYIKKFTNIVNDCSSFFKSVCDQEEYKDKARFLYGESMGGAVALLIHKKDPAYWNGAVLVAPMCKISEKLKPHPVVVNMLTRIEEIIPKWKIVPTKDVIDSAFKDPIKREEVRNNKLIYQDKPRLKTALEMLRTSMSLEDTLNEVTLPFFVLHGEADIVTDPGVSRALYEQAGSKDKTFKLYPGMWHALTSGEPDHNIETVFSDIFSWLEKRTIDFSSSNGDHTFFNTTTTTATVGPVHQNSKNPPMSEHPSEIIEVDKQQQKEIIEVDKQQLKTRMHGRYLCGWKGKRMHHHSAM
- the LOC113345419 gene encoding uncharacterized protein LOC113345419; amino-acid sequence: MVLPKGKVVERNFSLILLNGSLKGKKLYCRDVLSAIISFDKFKQMVKSNLRYNMGLPAKISVEIFWDNDRIECEFDFFEMWRYAVEDKDGFVTLHVDMEVSNGVDMAGSTSGGDMAVSIRGNINFLLDTISMENLEDDVLENILFRLPLGTASSQAKRVCRLWKTILSNVITRWVTFSHAMTTKMTQKTVNFSSALEKNMIILIVIGWTITTLMRHSW